A section of the Macadamia integrifolia cultivar HAES 741 chromosome 9, SCU_Mint_v3, whole genome shotgun sequence genome encodes:
- the LOC122088088 gene encoding uncharacterized protein LOC122088088, with protein MSSIGGMVDTLLFYMMERKLFNRLVRNMEKSPRLVKVVIAVWLWLEEIGHYDLIRTLFSSGDQILNAVFDETAMCLNFIRDFASEPTSAHDTPILSTILKELINARFFYYNRDFVREGVSHVLVTVCDIIFRDDGAVELDESAIRPIPRPFGEGSSAQGAVLGRAGFLNDHTSPNIGTSSSMMWISSVPHEVAAVQAMEHMTLNEQSARSSPQVEPLPQDQRSMFLTFSRGYPLRRDEIIEFFTSRWGQVVEDVLIERTDPGVAPQYGRIVFTSPHIIPLVLNGQPTAKFTLRGKHLRARVYVPKKN; from the exons ATGTCTTCTATAGGTGGTATGGTTGATACTttgctcttctatatgatggaGAGGAAGCTGTTCAATCGATTGGTTCGCAACATGGAAAAGAGTCCTAGATTAGTCAAGGTGGTCATAGCAGTTTGGTTATGGCTAGAAGAAATTGGCCACTATGACCTAATTAGGACTCTCTTTTCAAGTGGTGACCAGATCCTTAATGCTGTATTTGATGAAACAGCGATGTGTCTTAACTTTATTCGAGATTTCGCTTCAGAACCAACTAGTGCACACGACACGCCAATCCTTTCCACAATTCTGAAGGAATTGATCAATGCAAGGTTCTTTTATTATAATCGAGATTTCGTGCGAGAGGGTGTGTCACATGTACTTGTGACTGTCTGTGATATCATCTTTCGGGATGATGGTGCAGTAGAACTTGATGAATCAGCCATAAGGCCTATTCCAAGACCTTTTGGTGAAGGCTCAAGTGCTCAAGGAGCAGTACTAGGTAGGGCTGGTTTTTTAAATGATCATACTAGTCCAAATATTGGTACATCTTCATCAATGATGTGGATATCATCAGTTCCTCATGAGGTTGCAGCTGTTCAAGCAATGGAGCATATGACATTGAATGAACAGTCTGCAAGATCATCTCCACAAGTGGAACCATTGCCTCAGGATCAAAGATCCATGTTTTTGACATTCTCTAGGGGTTATCCCTTGAGGAGGGATGAGATAATCGAGTTTTTTACGTC AAGATGGGGGCAAGTTGTGGAGGATGTGTTAATAGAGCGCACAGATCCAGGGGTGGCTCCACAGTATGGAAGGATCGTTTTTACTTCTCCTCATATCATACCTCTGGTCCTAAATGGCCAACCAACCGCGAAGTTTACGCTGCGAGGAAAACATTTAAGGGCCCGTGTTTATGTTCCAAAAAAGAACTAA